The following proteins come from a genomic window of Galactobacillus timonensis:
- a CDS encoding thioredoxin family protein yields the protein MKKIFGSILTVFLLLLSGCGGEAAENSAVEAEVPSLPPTAFAPVVLAEGTPNPSFVEISLEESAVFIEQDGTGILYYGREGCPFCKLALPIITKAAEDEGVLIYYIDAGRSTIDNDDSVTLNSGEGMKIYQRLFNLLVSTFDIRNEAGEPTFSIPLVAGIKNGEIVGHRVGLPDSFKMVDESSRLSDSEYNAMYQSYVDIISAVEN from the coding sequence GTGAAGAAGATATTCGGTTCAATACTAACAGTATTCTTATTGCTGCTGAGTGGATGCGGTGGCGAAGCGGCAGAGAATAGCGCTGTGGAAGCCGAAGTTCCCTCTTTGCCGCCAACGGCATTTGCTCCTGTTGTACTGGCTGAAGGTACTCCCAATCCTTCATTTGTTGAAATTTCACTGGAAGAGTCTGCCGTATTTATTGAACAGGACGGGACCGGAATTCTGTATTACGGAAGAGAAGGCTGTCCCTTCTGCAAGCTGGCGCTTCCGATCATAACCAAAGCTGCTGAAGATGAAGGGGTTCTTATCTATTACATCGATGCGGGACGGTCAACGATTGATAATGATGATTCCGTCACGCTTAACAGCGGGGAAGGAATGAAGATATACCAGCGTCTGTTCAACCTGCTGGTGAGCACGTTCGACATCCGGAACGAAGCAGGAGAGCCCACATTTTCGATTCCTCTTGTCGCAGGAATTAAGAATGGAGAGATTGTCGGACATCGCGTCGGACTTCCCGACAGTTTTAAAATGGTCGATGAATCAAGCAGGCTGAGCGACAGCGAATACAACGCCATGTATCAATCGTATGTTGATATTATTTCTGCGGTTGAAAACTGA
- a CDS encoding metal-sensing transcriptional repressor, whose protein sequence is MAKERTMKEMHHMPRTEEEKKNLLVRLRRAEGQIRGIEKMVENDMYCPDILIQVSAVQSALNSFNKELLTCHLKGCVAQDVRNGNDASLDELAELMKKLMK, encoded by the coding sequence ATGGCAAAAGAAAGAACGATGAAGGAAATGCACCACATGCCGCGTACAGAGGAAGAAAAAAAGAATCTTCTGGTTCGTCTGCGGCGGGCGGAAGGTCAGATCCGGGGCATTGAGAAGATGGTTGAGAATGACATGTACTGTCCCGATATTCTGATTCAGGTCAGTGCGGTGCAGAGTGCTTTGAACAGTTTCAACAAGGAACTGCTGACATGCCACCTGAAGGGGTGCGTTGCCCAGGATGTGCGCAATGGCAACGATGCCAGCCTGGATGAGCTGGCGGAACTGATGAAGAAGCTGATGAAATAG
- a CDS encoding ABC transporter ATP-binding protein — MFRLMKQIMTRHQYFLLVLTVIFVLGQVGYTLRMPDYMEMITELVETGSGTSSDIVHSGLLMLGCALAAAASAILAQLFSEKLSASFSRDLRKKIYEHIEAFSLAEMDSFSTASLITRSTNDVTQIQNFLSRGLRFAIMAVTYAVWAMVKIANHYPAWTKLTVIAMVFMWLIIIFLINYAHPRLRKRQEYTDRLSRVLRENLTGIYVIRANNAEDYQEQKFEHENDVLAESERKAHHAMSLMRPAIKFTSNMLMAGIYLTGASMIAAAGAAEQLTVFSSMVVFSSYTASLIQSFMNLNGALNMYPRAAISADRIKEVLSHSPSIKDAADPVSPAPEGCLEFRHVSFTYPGTRRKALDDICFKVEKGKTLAIIGSTGSGKTTLVNLIPRLYDADEGEILVDGVDVKNIAQKELRSRIGYAAQKATLLSGTVASNVHYGKHESKMDTHQALEIAQAAEFTDRMEGKDDAPIARGGSNVSGGQKQRISIARAILRTPEFYIFDDAFSALDYKTDRALRAALKKETAGITTVLVSQRIETIRDADDIIVLDEGRIVGQGTHSQLLKNCSLYQQIAATQYTEA, encoded by the coding sequence ATGTTCCGTTTAATGAAACAGATTATGACCCGTCACCAGTATTTCCTTCTGGTTCTGACGGTTATCTTTGTCCTGGGGCAGGTTGGTTATACCCTTCGCATGCCCGATTACATGGAGATGATCACGGAACTCGTCGAAACCGGCAGCGGAACATCGTCTGACATCGTACACAGCGGACTACTGATGCTTGGATGTGCCCTGGCGGCTGCCGCCAGCGCAATCCTTGCCCAGCTGTTTTCCGAGAAACTGTCCGCCTCCTTTTCCAGAGATCTGCGTAAAAAGATCTATGAACACATCGAAGCCTTTTCGCTGGCAGAGATGGACAGCTTCTCCACGGCCTCGCTCATTACCCGTTCCACCAACGATGTGACCCAGATACAGAACTTCCTTTCCAGGGGCCTGCGCTTTGCCATCATGGCTGTTACCTATGCCGTATGGGCAATGGTCAAGATTGCCAACCACTATCCCGCCTGGACCAAGCTCACAGTCATCGCCATGGTGTTCATGTGGCTGATCATCATTTTTCTGATCAATTATGCCCATCCCCGTCTGCGCAAGCGTCAGGAATACACCGACCGTCTCAGCCGCGTACTTCGCGAAAATCTGACCGGCATCTATGTCATCCGCGCCAACAACGCCGAAGACTATCAGGAACAGAAGTTTGAACACGAAAATGACGTTCTGGCCGAAAGTGAACGCAAAGCCCACCATGCCATGAGCCTCATGCGGCCGGCGATCAAGTTCACCTCCAACATGCTGATGGCGGGCATCTATCTCACCGGCGCCTCCATGATTGCCGCCGCCGGAGCCGCCGAACAGCTTACGGTCTTCTCCTCCATGGTCGTTTTCTCCTCGTATACGGCCAGCCTCATTCAGTCCTTCATGAACCTCAACGGCGCATTGAACATGTACCCGCGGGCAGCGATCTCGGCGGACCGTATCAAGGAAGTGCTGAGCCATTCGCCTTCCATCAAGGATGCTGCAGATCCCGTTTCACCTGCCCCGGAAGGCTGCCTCGAATTCCGTCACGTCAGCTTCACCTATCCTGGCACCCGCCGCAAGGCGCTCGATGATATCTGCTTCAAGGTCGAAAAAGGAAAGACGCTCGCCATCATCGGCTCCACCGGATCCGGAAAGACGACTCTCGTCAACCTCATTCCCCGCCTGTATGACGCCGATGAAGGTGAAATCCTCGTTGACGGCGTAGATGTGAAAAACATCGCCCAGAAGGAACTGCGCAGCCGCATCGGCTATGCCGCCCAGAAAGCGACGCTGCTTTCGGGAACCGTCGCTTCCAACGTCCATTACGGAAAGCATGAATCAAAGATGGACACCCACCAGGCGCTGGAAATCGCGCAGGCTGCCGAGTTTACCGACCGCATGGAAGGAAAGGATGATGCCCCGATTGCCCGCGGCGGATCCAATGTGTCCGGCGGCCAGAAACAGCGCATCTCCATCGCTCGTGCCATTCTGCGCACGCCCGAGTTCTATATCTTCGATGACGCCTTCTCCGCCCTTGACTACAAGACGGACCGCGCCCTGCGCGCAGCCCTGAAGAAGGAAACGGCAGGCATCACAACCGTTCTCGTTTCACAGCGCATCGAAACAATCCGCGACGCTGACGACATCATCGTCCTCGATGAGGGCAGAATCGTCGGCCAGGGAACACACAGCCAGCTGCTGAAGAACTGCTCCCTCTACCAGCAGATTGCCGCAACCCAGTATACGGAGGCATAA
- a CDS encoding MarR family winged helix-turn-helix transcriptional regulator encodes MKIDEDLLHQLGIIHGSVRRIRFSDPADDPEELHGYGRMLNVLRHHPGITQKQLAETLEIRPQSLTVAIKKLEKMELLEKKNSPKDQRQKELYLTQAGIEAAIKLHNKRSKTAEKCFGCLNEEEKKQLYALLSKVSAYCRSIEKEAED; translated from the coding sequence ATGAAAATCGATGAAGATCTGCTCCATCAGCTGGGCATCATCCACGGATCCGTCCGAAGAATCCGCTTCTCAGACCCGGCCGATGACCCCGAAGAACTGCACGGCTACGGCCGCATGCTCAATGTACTGCGCCATCATCCGGGCATCACACAGAAACAGCTGGCCGAAACACTGGAGATCAGGCCCCAGTCTTTGACCGTCGCCATCAAGAAACTTGAAAAGATGGAGTTGCTTGAAAAGAAAAACAGTCCCAAAGACCAGCGCCAGAAGGAACTGTATCTCACGCAAGCAGGTATAGAAGCCGCCATCAAGCTCCATAACAAGCGCAGTAAGACCGCCGAAAAATGTTTTGGCTGTCTGAATGAAGAAGAGAAGAAACAGCTCTATGCCCTTCTCAGCAAAGTGTCAGCGTACTGTCGCAGTATAGAAAAGGAAGCGGAAGACTGA
- a CDS encoding HAD family hydrolase, which yields MKKKYIFLDYDQTLFSHHTFTMPESTYHALAAAKANGHHLILDTGRVYHTARPEHQELFDSILFSNGVGLIKNHAIVFAHFFAAADIARLIHIMIPAGAGLSLHGIDASWNDPIALAAWGIDPPDPVRLFFPADHMRRLDEYKGEPINKIDFFYTPNTDRKLAETALGKDWEIARIVSAAGAEALGGEVTLPGITKGSGLIEYLQKEGIAQGDSIAVGDSANDIPMLRAAGIGVAMGNASVAVKKAADYVTSGIEEDGIYRAFEHLGLIGDMR from the coding sequence ATGAAGAAGAAATACATCTTTCTTGACTACGATCAGACACTGTTTTCGCACCATACCTTTACGATGCCGGAGTCAACGTATCATGCTCTGGCAGCGGCGAAGGCAAACGGGCATCATCTGATTCTCGATACGGGCCGCGTGTACCATACGGCGCGTCCCGAACATCAGGAGCTCTTTGACAGCATCCTTTTTTCAAACGGTGTGGGACTGATCAAGAATCATGCGATCGTTTTTGCCCACTTTTTTGCGGCGGCGGATATTGCGCGTCTCATTCATATCATGATTCCGGCAGGTGCGGGTCTTTCGCTGCATGGCATCGATGCGTCCTGGAACGATCCGATCGCTCTTGCGGCATGGGGCATTGATCCACCGGATCCGGTGCGTCTGTTCTTTCCGGCAGACCATATGCGCCGGCTGGATGAGTACAAAGGAGAACCCATCAATAAGATCGATTTCTTCTATACGCCGAATACAGACCGGAAACTGGCAGAAACGGCACTTGGCAAAGACTGGGAAATTGCCCGCATCGTATCGGCGGCGGGGGCGGAAGCACTTGGCGGCGAAGTGACGCTGCCGGGGATTACCAAGGGAAGCGGCCTGATTGAATATCTGCAGAAGGAAGGCATTGCGCAGGGGGATTCGATTGCGGTCGGAGACTCGGCCAATGACATTCCGATGCTCAGGGCGGCAGGTATTGGCGTCGCCATGGGCAATGCGTCGGTAGCAGTGAAGAAGGCGGCGGACTATGTGACTTCCGGGATCGAGGAAGATGGAATTTACCGTGCCTTTGAGCACCTTGGACTGATTGGAGATATGCGGTAG
- a CDS encoding ISL3 family transposase, which produces MSLNTNKEDIMELFGLEDSDVEDFQYQNLNGNAQISVRLVPHYEPCPECGCKTPRIKDYYWKKITHSVLSDRKCTLLYRARRYVCPVCHRTYAEKNPFSFGSMSISAFTVQRVLTDLKNYNETFSSVARRYHLSPATAAYLFDDHVSLPRKPLPEMISFDEVYAFRNYSEKFVCVLMDFQRQTPIDFLNSRREDRLLSYFMKIPLEERKKVKACSFDMYDTYRTVMKKCFPNSIGIVDRFHLCQELGRQTDSVRIRAMKGTTKGSDEYYLLKKFNWILYRHSDSSTKDGKKLFDPNGQRRYNNHFKFPINYYDLREKLLKISPELMESWNLKEKVYDYYETATPNDREQKLNELITEFRKSQVPEMRHFASTLTKWRTEIINSLTTYGYIYKVDSKTGKPNAYHKRMTNAIIENRNSICKCIKKNANGYHNWDRFRNRLMYVLDKDATYSLNPIHSNVTKTAK; this is translated from the coding sequence ATGTCTCTTAACACGAATAAAGAGGACATCATGGAGCTCTTCGGCCTGGAAGACAGTGATGTGGAGGACTTCCAGTATCAGAACTTGAATGGAAATGCACAGATCTCAGTCCGGCTCGTTCCGCACTATGAGCCCTGCCCGGAATGCGGCTGTAAAACTCCAAGGATCAAAGATTATTACTGGAAGAAGATTACGCACAGTGTTCTTTCTGATCGTAAATGTACGCTGCTTTACCGGGCCAGACGATATGTCTGTCCGGTATGTCATCGAACCTATGCAGAGAAGAATCCATTCTCCTTTGGCAGTATGAGTATCTCCGCATTCACGGTTCAGAGAGTGCTCACGGATCTGAAGAACTATAACGAGACATTCTCTTCCGTTGCGCGCAGGTATCATCTCTCTCCTGCCACAGCTGCCTATCTGTTTGATGATCACGTCAGTCTTCCCAGGAAACCTCTGCCGGAGATGATCAGCTTTGATGAAGTCTATGCCTTCCGCAACTACAGCGAGAAATTCGTCTGTGTTCTTATGGATTTCCAGAGACAGACGCCCATTGATTTCCTGAACTCCAGACGGGAAGATCGGCTGCTCAGCTACTTTATGAAGATCCCGCTGGAAGAGCGGAAGAAAGTCAAAGCCTGTTCCTTCGATATGTACGATACCTATCGAACGGTCATGAAGAAGTGTTTCCCGAACAGTATCGGTATCGTGGACAGATTCCATCTCTGCCAGGAACTGGGACGCCAGACCGACAGTGTTCGAATCCGTGCCATGAAAGGAACCACAAAAGGTTCCGATGAATACTATCTTCTCAAGAAGTTCAACTGGATTCTCTACAGGCATTCCGACAGCAGCACAAAAGATGGTAAGAAGCTGTTCGATCCAAACGGACAGAGAAGATATAACAATCATTTCAAATTTCCGATTAACTACTATGATCTCCGCGAGAAGCTCCTGAAAATAAGCCCTGAGCTGATGGAGTCATGGAATCTGAAAGAAAAAGTATACGACTACTATGAGACCGCCACGCCCAACGATAGGGAGCAGAAACTGAACGAACTGATTACGGAGTTCAGGAAGTCTCAGGTACCGGAAATGCGTCACTTCGCCAGCACACTGACCAAATGGCGGACCGAAATCATCAATTCTCTTACTACCTACGGCTACATCTACAAGGTCGATTCCAAGACCGGCAAACCCAATGCCTATCATAAGCGGATGACCAATGCGATCATTGAAAACCGAAACTCAATCTGTAAGTGCATCAAGAAGAATGCGAACGGCTATCACAACTGGGACAGATTCCGCAACCGCCTCATGTACGTTCTGGACAAGGATGCGACCTACTCATTGAACCCGATACACTCGAATGTCACAAAAACGGCGAAATAA
- a CDS encoding SPFH domain-containing protein gives MLGWLILIAVIIIILGLSIRIVPQGSAYVVERLGRYQATWNSGPHLLVPFIDTVRRRVLVKEQVADFAPQPVITKDNVTMQIDSVVYFKVIDPELYAYGVENPIMAMENLTATTLRNIIGDMELDETLTSRERINGIMLSTVDAATDPWGIRCTRVEVKSITPPAAIRDAMEKQMKAEREKRAAILTAEGQKQSMILTAEGKKESAVLNAEAEKQATILAAEARKEAEIREAEGKAEAIRQVQQATADGIKMIKDAGADETVIRLRSLEALEKVGDGNATKIIVPSDIANLTGTLTALKESVSDQPAQN, from the coding sequence ATGCTTGGATGGTTGATTCTTATTGCCGTTATCATCATTATTCTTGGCCTGAGCATCCGCATTGTTCCGCAGGGGAGTGCGTATGTCGTGGAGCGTCTTGGCCGCTATCAGGCAACCTGGAACTCGGGTCCGCATCTGCTGGTTCCGTTCATTGATACGGTACGCCGCCGTGTTCTGGTGAAGGAACAGGTCGCTGACTTTGCGCCGCAGCCGGTGATTACCAAGGATAATGTCACGATGCAGATTGATTCGGTTGTGTACTTTAAGGTCATTGATCCGGAACTGTATGCCTATGGCGTCGAGAATCCGATTATGGCCATGGAAAATCTGACGGCGACTACGCTGCGTAACATTATCGGTGACATGGAACTGGATGAGACACTGACTTCGCGTGAAAGAATCAACGGAATCATGCTGTCGACAGTGGATGCGGCAACGGATCCGTGGGGCATTCGCTGCACACGTGTCGAAGTAAAGTCGATCACGCCGCCGGCTGCGATCCGCGATGCGATGGAAAAGCAGATGAAGGCGGAACGTGAGAAGCGTGCAGCCATTCTGACGGCAGAAGGTCAGAAACAGTCGATGATTCTTACGGCGGAAGGTAAGAAGGAAAGTGCGGTTCTGAACGCCGAAGCTGAGAAGCAGGCAACGATTCTTGCGGCAGAAGCACGCAAGGAAGCCGAGATCCGTGAAGCTGAAGGTAAGGCGGAAGCGATCCGTCAGGTGCAGCAGGCAACAGCCGATGGCATCAAAATGATCAAAGATGCCGGAGCGGATGAGACCGTGATTCGTCTTCGTTCTCTGGAGGCACTTGAAAAGGTTGGCGATGGCAATGCGACCAAGATCATTGTGCCTTCCGATATTGCCAATCTGACCGGGACACTGACGGCCCTCAAGGAATCCGTCAGCGATCAGCCGGCGCAGAACTAA
- a CDS encoding heavy metal translocating P-type ATPase, with the protein MKQYIIGGMSCASCQARVEKAAGAVAGVDSAVVSLLTNTLTVEGDPRDADIIKAVENAGYTAKVKGAQAKSAQGESAKLAAEEDALKDTTTPKLKRRLWLSIGFVLALMYITMGYNMWDWPLPSYFTHNHLGLTLTQMLLAIAVMLINKDFFVSGFKSLFHGSPNMDTLVALGSSVSFGWSTFVFFKMCGMITNDASNMELMELYHNDLYFESAAMIPAFITIGKMLESMSKGRTTDALKNLMKMAPKTATILKDGKETVVSVDEVKAGDIFAVKPGEAVPVDGIVEEGTSAIDESVLTGESLPVDKGPGDKVSAATINSSGYLKVRATRVGEDTTFAQIIQMVSDAAGTKAPIARIADQVSAVFVPAVIAISAVVLVIWLIVGAPLATALSHAIAVLVISCPCALGLATPVAIMVANGMGAKNGILFKTSEAMENAGKVQIIAFDKTGTITKGKPTVTDILPAEGTSETQLLQSALNLEARSEHPLAQAVVQKAEEEHLSAQDVTDFQALSGHGVQARQNGKTLYGGSMKSVQGRMKLDDSWIQKADALASQGKTPLFFVEDGRLAGVIAVADVIKEDSRSAIQQLQAMGIETVMLTGDNQRTAEAIGKQAGVQKVIAGVLPDEKEAVIRKLQQRGKTAMVGDGINDAPALTRADIGIAIGSGTDVAIDSGDIVLMNSKLSDVAAAVRLSRQALRTIHENLVWAFAYNVALIPMAAGLYRGISISPMWGAAAMSLSSFTVCMNALRLNLFDVHSSKHDKPLKHQALPETEQPVTACPLPAEPAKEEASMTIGVDGMMCEHCEKAVADSLKKIDGVVDVHADHEAKKAVVSFTKQPREEEMKKAVETAGYTYTGIIEENKEDTKMTKTVDIEGMMCEHCEKRVKTALEDVDGVVSADVSKDRKNAIVTLSRDVKDEDLKKAVEAQDYKVLGVHA; encoded by the coding sequence ATGAAGCAGTACATTATCGGAGGTATGTCCTGTGCCTCCTGCCAGGCGCGTGTGGAAAAGGCTGCGGGTGCGGTTGCCGGAGTTGATTCGGCTGTCGTTTCGCTGCTTACAAATACGCTGACGGTGGAAGGTGATCCTCGGGACGCTGACATTATCAAGGCAGTAGAAAATGCCGGTTACACGGCAAAGGTAAAAGGCGCCCAGGCCAAATCCGCTCAGGGTGAGTCGGCCAAGCTTGCGGCCGAAGAGGATGCCCTCAAGGATACGACGACGCCGAAGCTGAAGAGGCGGCTGTGGCTGTCGATCGGCTTTGTGCTGGCGCTCATGTACATTACGATGGGCTACAACATGTGGGACTGGCCGCTGCCGTCGTATTTTACGCATAATCATCTCGGTCTGACGCTGACGCAGATGCTGCTGGCGATCGCGGTGATGCTGATCAACAAGGATTTCTTTGTTTCGGGATTCAAGAGTCTGTTCCATGGCAGTCCGAATATGGATACGCTGGTGGCTCTTGGTTCTTCGGTATCCTTTGGCTGGAGTACGTTTGTGTTCTTCAAGATGTGCGGCATGATCACAAACGATGCTTCGAACATGGAACTGATGGAGCTGTATCATAACGATCTCTACTTCGAGAGTGCGGCGATGATTCCTGCCTTCATTACCATCGGAAAGATGCTGGAGTCGATGTCCAAGGGACGTACGACGGATGCTCTGAAGAATCTGATGAAGATGGCACCGAAGACGGCGACTATCCTCAAGGATGGCAAGGAGACGGTCGTCAGTGTCGACGAAGTGAAGGCGGGCGATATCTTCGCGGTCAAGCCCGGGGAAGCAGTTCCGGTTGACGGCATCGTGGAAGAAGGAACCAGCGCCATTGATGAAAGTGTTCTGACCGGTGAATCTCTTCCGGTAGATAAGGGCCCTGGTGATAAGGTGTCGGCTGCGACAATCAACAGCTCCGGCTATCTAAAGGTCAGAGCGACCCGGGTTGGTGAAGATACAACCTTTGCGCAGATTATTCAGATGGTATCGGATGCGGCCGGAACCAAGGCTCCGATTGCGCGGATTGCAGATCAGGTTTCAGCAGTATTTGTGCCGGCTGTTATTGCCATCAGTGCCGTTGTACTTGTGATCTGGCTGATTGTCGGAGCGCCATTGGCAACGGCTTTGAGCCACGCGATTGCGGTACTTGTCATTTCCTGCCCGTGTGCACTTGGACTTGCGACACCGGTTGCGATCATGGTCGCTAACGGAATGGGTGCGAAGAACGGCATCCTCTTCAAGACTTCGGAAGCGATGGAAAATGCCGGCAAGGTACAGATCATCGCCTTTGATAAGACCGGAACGATCACGAAGGGGAAACCGACAGTTACGGATATTCTTCCTGCGGAAGGAACCAGCGAAACACAGCTTCTGCAGTCTGCACTGAATCTTGAGGCCAGGAGTGAACATCCTCTGGCGCAGGCTGTCGTTCAAAAGGCGGAAGAAGAACATCTCAGTGCACAGGATGTCACAGACTTCCAGGCGCTGAGTGGACATGGCGTTCAGGCCCGGCAGAATGGAAAAACTCTGTATGGCGGGTCGATGAAGTCGGTACAGGGCCGGATGAAGCTGGATGATTCCTGGATACAGAAGGCCGATGCACTTGCTTCGCAGGGCAAGACGCCGCTGTTCTTTGTGGAAGACGGCAGGCTTGCCGGCGTCATTGCCGTGGCGGATGTGATCAAGGAAGACTCTCGCAGCGCAATTCAGCAGCTGCAGGCAATGGGCATTGAAACCGTGATGCTGACGGGCGACAATCAGCGGACGGCGGAAGCGATCGGAAAGCAGGCCGGTGTTCAGAAGGTAATTGCCGGTGTGCTTCCGGATGAGAAGGAGGCTGTGATCCGTAAGCTTCAGCAGCGTGGTAAGACGGCGATGGTCGGCGACGGCATCAATGATGCGCCGGCATTGACCCGCGCGGATATCGGCATTGCGATCGGCAGTGGAACAGATGTTGCGATCGACAGCGGCGATATCGTTCTGATGAACTCAAAGCTGTCGGATGTTGCGGCGGCGGTTCGTCTGTCACGGCAGGCGCTGCGTACGATTCATGAAAACCTGGTGTGGGCGTTTGCGTATAACGTGGCTTTGATCCCGATGGCTGCAGGTCTGTACCGTGGCATCTCGATTTCACCGATGTGGGGTGCGGCGGCAATGTCGCTGTCCAGCTTTACGGTATGCATGAATGCGCTGCGCCTGAACCTGTTTGATGTTCATTCATCGAAGCATGATAAGCCTTTGAAACATCAGGCACTGCCGGAAACGGAGCAGCCTGTGACAGCCTGCCCGCTTCCCGCAGAACCGGCTAAGGAAGAGGCATCGATGACCATCGGTGTTGATGGAATGATGTGCGAGCACTGCGAGAAGGCGGTTGCGGATTCACTGAAGAAGATTGACGGCGTTGTGGACGTGCATGCGGATCATGAGGCGAAGAAGGCGGTCGTATCATTTACGAAGCAGCCTCGTGAAGAAGAAATGAAAAAGGCAGTCGAAACTGCCGGGTATACATATACGGGAATCATCGAAGAAAACAAGGAGGATACGAAGATGACCAAGACAGTGGATATTGAAGGAATGATGTGCGAGCATTGCGAGAAGCGTGTCAAGACGGCGCTGGAGGACGTTGACGGCGTTGTTTCGGCGGACGTTTCCAAGGACCGCAAAAATGCGATCGTAACCCTGAGCAGGGACGTCAAGGATGAGGATCTGAAGAAGGCTGTCGAAGCACAGGATTACAAGGTGCTCGGCGTACATGCCTGA
- a CDS encoding MBL fold metallo-hydrolase: MPGSFRKSPLYYGMPRPIHSDLKDRRIVQEAEHPVRWSFMKILREFSTLKQFYPDINPYTEVYQVRDNTWALYNDSFDGAGDVWMYLVNGPKKALLVDTSFGVGDLKGLIHKLVGDKELIVVNTHAHFDHAYGNAQFNRVYCHEYEAADLKTKNNPDIWDYLFNQTGHDLDVWGETVHPGEPVYTKFDRKDIIVDLDHKESYRPYEIVGVPDGYLFDLGDGYEVELVHLPHHTLGMSGYYDHVTHCLFAGDLTGGRGVKAGTPHGEYGTVEALHDALKKLQPRFPEISGVFPGHGAWDVSPVCLQYLLDTTERIMKDPEHPDKITKFTTPDGVKHVSAARLIEQWTALRYNPERIFERQFFEDVPQSV, translated from the coding sequence ATGCCGGGAAGTTTTCGGAAGTCGCCGTTGTACTACGGGATGCCGCGTCCGATTCATAGTGATCTGAAGGACAGGCGCATTGTTCAGGAGGCGGAACATCCGGTTCGCTGGAGCTTCATGAAGATTCTGCGGGAGTTCAGCACGCTGAAGCAGTTCTATCCCGACATCAATCCCTATACGGAGGTCTATCAGGTACGTGACAATACATGGGCACTGTACAATGACAGCTTTGACGGTGCCGGCGATGTGTGGATGTATCTGGTCAACGGGCCGAAGAAGGCGCTGCTTGTGGACACGAGCTTCGGCGTCGGCGATCTGAAAGGGCTGATTCATAAGCTTGTCGGTGACAAGGAACTGATCGTGGTCAATACGCATGCACACTTTGATCATGCCTATGGCAATGCACAGTTTAATCGGGTGTACTGCCATGAATATGAGGCGGCAGATCTAAAGACAAAGAATAATCCGGACATTTGGGACTATCTTTTCAATCAGACGGGACATGATCTCGATGTCTGGGGAGAGACGGTTCATCCGGGTGAGCCGGTGTATACGAAGTTTGATCGGAAGGATATCATTGTGGATCTGGACCATAAGGAAAGCTACCGGCCGTATGAGATTGTCGGTGTTCCGGATGGATATCTGTTTGATCTTGGTGATGGGTATGAGGTGGAACTGGTACATCTTCCGCATCATACGCTTGGCATGAGCGGCTATTACGACCATGTGACGCATTGTCTTTTTGCGGGTGATCTTACCGGTGGAAGAGGTGTGAAAGCCGGTACTCCGCATGGTGAGTACGGTACGGTTGAGGCACTTCACGATGCGTTGAAGAAGCTGCAGCCGAGGTTCCCTGAGATCTCCGGTGTCTTCCCAGGACACGGGGCATGGGATGTTTCACCGGTATGTCTGCAGTATCTTCTGGATACGACGGAGAGGATCATGAAGGATCCGGAACATCCGGACAAGATTACGAAGTTTACGACGCCGGATGGTGTGAAGCACGTGAGTGCGGCACGTCTGATCGAGCAGTGGACAGCACTTCGCTACAATCCGGAGCGGATCTTTGAGAGGCAGTTTTTTGAGGATGTGCCGCAATCAGTCTGA